The Misgurnus anguillicaudatus chromosome 21, ASM2758022v2, whole genome shotgun sequence genome includes a window with the following:
- the si:dkey-3k24.8 gene encoding lysophosphatidic acid receptor 6 encodes MLNSTLSQFWNNATQKQPDLIFVAVYAVVFIVGLTLNLTALVIFFRNAKSRSHTTVYMIHLAFADLLLICTLPVRIYYHGGFEGLPQKICELTGVILLANMYGSIFLLTSISFDRCVAVCFPLSSHVREGRKKAWCVCLGIWLLTVGTSLPIYFKVQPSPNHSFNLSISCLNLSSSCFSSFPVYATQTAALISTLIVGFGIPLTVMILSSWGLIRAISKSTAAQTSDLVDSGKIKKMITTNLAIFLLCFLPYHIMLVLLYAYKGSENVLCSLLPAYRYSLMIACLNAMLDPVAYYFTTETFRRKMDVDAVRKIWQTNSHSSDGNNRSRTPLTT; translated from the coding sequence ATGCTGAATTCTACACTTTCACAGTTTTGGAATAACGCAACACAGAAACAGCCGGATTTGATTTTTGTTGCTGTGTATGCAGTGGTTTTCATAGTTGGACTAACTCTCAACCTCACTGCTCTTGTGATTTTTTTTCGCAACGCGAAGTCGCGGTCTCACACCACCGTCTACATGATTCACCTGGCCTTCGCAGATCTTCTTCTGATTTGTACCCTGCCTGTGCGTATATATTACCATGGAGGCTTTGAAGGTCTGCCGCAGAAAATCTGTGAATTAACTGGAGTCATACTGCTGGCAAATATGTACGGAAGCATCTTTCTCCTTACGTCCATTAGCTTTGACCGTTGCGTAGCGGTCTGCTTCCCGTTGTCATCTCATGTTCGTGAGGGTCGCAAGAAAGCCTGGTGCGTGTGTCTGGGGATCTGGCTCCTAACCGTAGGAACAAGCTTGCCGATTTACTTCAAAGTGCAGCCTTCTCCGAACCATTCTTTCAATTTGTCAATCAGCTGCTTGAATTTGTCAAGCAGCTGTTTCAGCAGCTTTCCTGTATACGCCACTCAAACCGCCGCTCTCATTTCCACGTTAATTGTTGGCTTTGGGATTCCATTAACTGTTATGATTCTCAGCTCATGGGGGCTCATACGGGCTATAAGTAAAAGTACTGCTGCCCAGACTAGTGACCTGGTAGACAGCGGAAAGATCAAGAAGATGATCACGACTAACTTGGCGATCTTTCTGCTCTGTTTTCTGCCATATCATATCATGCTAGTGTTACTGTATGCTTATAAAGGTTCTGAAAATGTCCTATGCTCACTGCTACCAGCCTACCGGTATAGCCTCATGATAGCTTGCCTAAATGCAATGCTTGACCCGGTTGCTTACTATTTCACCACTGAAACTTTTCGCAGAAAGATGGATGTAGACGCTGTACGGAAAATATGGCAAACGAATAGTCACAGCTCAGATGGAAACAACCGCTCTCGAACTCCCCTCACCACGTAA
- the tm4sf21b gene encoding transmembrane 4 L6 family member 5 yields MCTGKCASCIGISLYPLALVSIICNIILFFPGWETIYAKDDADGKYRLTDEVKYMGGLIGGGILVLIPAIHIHSTGRKGCCGNRCGMFLSIIFSVIGVVGALYSIVVAAVGLLNGPVCMNPSGIWERPFKNQTESYLSNSEMWELCTEPKDVVVFNIGLFGALLGAGCIELLLCLFQAVNGLFGCICGTCNKKEEA; encoded by the exons ATGTGTACAGGAAAGTGTGCCTCGTGTATTGGCATCAGTCTCTATCCTCTTGCACTGGTGTCTATTATCTGCAACATTATTCTGTTCTTCCCTGGTTGGGAAACCATTTATGCTAAAGATGATGCAGATGGAAAGTACCGTCTTACGGATGAAGTCAAATACATGGGAGGTCTAATTGGAGGTGGCATCTTG GTGTTGATCCCTGCTATTCACATCCATAGCACTGGAAGAAAAGGCTGTTGTGGGAACCGGTGTGGG ATGTTCCTGTCCATTATATTTTCTGTAATTGGAGTGGTGGGAGCCTTGTACAGTATTGTTGTAGCTGCTGTTGGGCTGCTTAATGGACCGGTTTGCATGAATCCTTCGGGCATCTGGGAGAGACCATTCAAAAACCA aaCTGAAAGTTACCTGTCAAACTCTGAAATGTGGGAGTTATGCACAGAGCCAAAAGATGTAGTGGTGTTTAACATTGGCCTGTTTGGTGCCCTGCTGGGAGCTGGCTGTATAGAACTGCTGCTATGTTTATTCCAGGCGGTCAATGGCCTCTTCGGATGTATCTGTGGTACATGCAATAAGAAAGAG GAGGCATAA
- the mblac1 gene encoding metallo-beta-lactamase domain-containing protein 1 encodes MDKHCLIRKSESDIVSEIPGQPYCISVLKEGYCRAEADGSFKADGTITLITGPQTILVDTGGPWDREFLVAKLKEKGLTPGSVAVVVGTHGHSDHVGNLGLFPHAKIIVGCDISVGDRYLPNQLAEGQPYPIDDYVSIIPTPGHTGRDVSVLVKETLQGTVLVAGDLFERCHDEDSWRDLSENPQVQEINREMALKTADVIIPGHGPLFRVHRE; translated from the exons ATGGATAAGCATTGCTTAATAAGAAAAAGTGAATCTGACATCGTTTCCGAAATTCCAGGACAACCGTACTGCATTTCAGTATTGAAAGAGGGATACTGTAGAGCTGAAGCAGACGGCTCGTTTAAAGCTGACGGTACGATCACGTTAATTACCGGGCCACAAACTATTTTAGTAGACACCGGGGGCCCGTGGGATCGAGAATTTCTCGTCGCAAAACTTAAGGAGAAAGGTTTGACACCAGGCTCTGTGGCTGTAGTTGTCGGGACTCATGGTCACTCTGATCACGTGGGAAACTTGGGGTTGTTTCCACACGCCAAAATAATTGTGGGATGTGACATAAGCGTGGGTGATCGATATCTGCCAAATCAACTAGCTGAAGGGCAACCATACCCTATTGATGACTAT GTCTCAATCATTCCCACTCCTGGACACACAGGCAGAGATGTAAGTGTGTTGGTAAAAGAAACCTTACAAGGTACGGTCCTTGTTGCAGGGGACTTGTTTGAACGCTGCCACGATGAAGACTCCTGGAGGGACCTGAGTGAGAACCCCCAGGTACAAGAGATCAACCGAGAGATGGCATTAAAGACTGCTGATGTCATCATTCCTGGACACGGGCCATTGTTTAGGGTGCACAGAGAATGA